From a region of the Cyprinus carpio isolate SPL01 chromosome A18, ASM1834038v1, whole genome shotgun sequence genome:
- the cenpn gene encoding centromere protein N yields the protein MDAQVRSVLRRVIQRIPNKNIENLLKKWNCLSADQLCALDYTRPKWMIVEQVTSFCEENRLNLKHITNLEIIYHIENPDKGVWHACQLTEAQDDAVGVDLTQFKEQFKAHLHGVVRHISIKIKKHEDEAIWIRIAWGDNFSKPNHLKPTYVVHHLHTSYVFISNLMAKHKIFLCQALVIATKHGSIKDGHLSTRSLTAMRELLLRRYQQVFPNAHSRILQERNTLPSHPCIGKEHSEHEEMRYQMSCEAFGHGPTPKLETAVYRLETRYRGNGNHTLSDREEFFRGVVRFSSSSLLDSLRHCVASGMAEGPVTPLLSAITQRGRNYFVITDKGPGVSSQASAQRA from the exons ATGGATGCACAAGTCAGATCTGTTCTACGTCGGGTAATCCAGAGAATACCgaacaaaaatatagaaaaccTTTTGAAGAAATGGAATTGTTTATCCGCAGATCAGCTCTGTGCCCTGGATTACACGAGACCCAAATGGATGATAGTGGAACAAGTCACCAGCTTTTGTGAA GAGAACAGACTTAACCTGAAGCACATCACTAATTTGGAAATTATAT ATCATATAGAAAACCCTGATAAAGGCGTCTGGCATGCATGTCAGCTTACTGAGGCACAGG ATGATGCAGTTGGTGTAGATTTGACCCAGTTCAAAGAGCAGTTTAAAGCACACCTGCATGGGGTCGTTCGGCAT ATTTCCATTAAGATAAAGAAACATGAGGATGAAGCTATATGGATTCGGATTGCCTGGGGAGACAACTTCAGCAAACCCAACCACCTCAAGCCAACTTATGTTGTGCACCACCTGCACACTTCCTATGTGTTTATATCCAACCTCATGGCCAAACACAAGATATTTCTTTGCCAG GCATTAGTAATAGCAACTAAACATGGCTCTATAAAGGATGGACACCTGAGCACCAGGAGTCTCACTGCAATGAGGGAGTTACTTCTGAGACGCTACCAACAG GTTTTTCCAAATGCACACTCAAGGATCCTACAGGAAAGAAACACCCTTCCATCTC ATCCCTGTATTGGAAAGGAACACAGTGAACATGAAGAGATGAGATATCAGATGTCTTGTGAGGCGTTTGGCCACGGCCCTACACCAAAGCTAGAAACAGCAGTGTATAGA CTTGAGACAAGGTACAGGGGAAATGGCAACCACACCCTCAGTGACAGAGAGGAGTTCTTCAGAGGGGTGGTCAGGTTCTCAAGCAGCAGTCTGCTAGATTCCTTGCGTCACTGTGTTGCTTCAG GCATGGCTGAAGGTCCAGTCACTCCGCTATTGTCAGCCATCACTCAGAGAGGAAGGAATTATTTTGTTATCACAGACAAAGGCCCTGGTGTTTCCAGCCAAGCATCAGCACAGAGAGCCTGA